tttttgtaaatGCAATGCtttaaaacacattataaagCACCTTAGTAAAAATAGTCTACAGGTAAAAGTACAGAAGATGTAGGaaaatcctacccataccacagCTCACTAATGGAGGCATAATATGGAGTCACCAATATCTCAGTTTACAGCTTTACAAATAacacatggaaaaacaaacagtaaaCTTACTTTTTTGATATTAATGTGTGGAAGTCTTAACTAAAACTTCAGACAATCTCAATATTCTTTGAAGTATTTTCCCCAATATTAGGTATTGGGAAGAAAGGAATGAGAAATACTGCTTtgactttttatcttttacagTATTAGTCAATGGTTTAAACTGGTTTTTACCactaatgattatttttaaaaattaaaatcacctacATAAATATGGGCAAATCCAACTATAGCAGAAACATTTCTTAGCAAACATGATCAAACATTCCAATAAATTTCATGAGACGTGATTCACAAAACAAAGCACACACTGCCAAACAGTTATCAACACTATTCAGTAGAGGTGTATAATCCAAACCTTCGGTGAAGGTGAAAGTGGCAAATGGATTCTTCATTCATGGTTAgttgaaaaaaatgctttatcAAAAACTTCTCTGAAACTGTATTTAGCCTTTTGATTGGACCTGCCATGTGTTTATCTTAGGTGATGTACAGGTTTTTTTCCAGGCAGGAGTTTATAACTCTCACCAAAATTtaaccagaaaaaagaaaaatgcctgaAAATTTAAACTTCTTAGAACACTGACATATCAGTCAGTATCTACTTCCTTGACATTACTGTTTCCTAATTCAACTCAATACAAATCGTCATATATACCTATCAGCAATCCAGGTTGTGGAGCTGAGACCAAGTGTGAAGACAGGGTCGAAGTTTTAGTTCAAGAATCTAATAATCACATCTTATACTCAGTTTGATTTAGGGTAAATCTTTTCATAGAAAAAGTTTTGTGCAAGGATGTAGAGGTCTCCATCTTTTTCTCGAACAGCATGGGCTCTGATGAATTGGAACTGCTCTAGTGCAAATTCATAAAACTCATTCTCCATTTTCCAAATGTCAGACTGCTGTAGTTTTGCAATGGTTTGTTTAGTGGGGAGTTTCTTCTCTGTGGTTTTCCTAAGATGAGATTTCTTTCctacttacaaaggaaaaaaggaaaaggtaaataattcttggaacacacacaaaaagatcaATTCCTCTTTATTTAAAGAGATGGCTTAAGTTAATATGACACATTGAAGAGTAAGTAATATAACTgtcttgtattaatataattcgGGCAAAAATGGAACCCTAATCATACTTGAACTGtgatttattcctttaaaatgtaaatccttAACCTGTTAAAAACTTAACGAAATGTCatatattaaatagtaaataCGCAAGGATTACCACTCAGTACAATGTAGGCTGTCACCTCATACACTATAATCTCAAGTCCTTGGAGCTCTAACactagtttgttttttaaaaattgataaaataactATTGTCAAACAATTCTACTTTTTCATAACCTATATTCTCTAAAATTATGTGTTAGAAGCTAGGACATATGCATACATACTCATTCTATAGAAAGAGTTCCTATGATTGCATCTCATCAAACAGGAAAATCGTAATTAGATTATGCTAGCATGGTGACTTTCAGAAATGCAATACTGCTAAGGCTGCTAAAGCACCCTTTTAGGCATACTATATAACAGACATGACACATGACGACTGTATTAGTGCGATTCACCTCTCTTTAAAATGGCAGTAGGCAGGAGTATTACTTAGGTCTAATGTTTGATATCTGTCACTACTGAATATTACATATTTCTAAAGCCGGTTCTGTAGTTTGTATCATTCCACTATTCCTATAATGCCTTCTAATTTTCACCTAATGCACATATATTcgttcaaaaaatatttagtgaacactatctctgtgccaggcactgttttgtATTGAAAATGATGGGCAGAAACAGACAATATACCTGCCTTTCTGGAGCTATTTGTTGTGTTTTACTGAAGAACTTCaaatcacatatattttacaagttgcaaacaaaccaaaaaagttaaagacagctttaaaaagaaaccttTCATTTATATACCTGTACGATAGAGTTCTGTAGCACCCCTGAAAAACCGGGGCAAAGCTGCCTCCAACAACATGATAAAATCTTCAAGCTCTTCAGTGACTCCCAccagaaaatattcattaattaggTTATACTTGGCTTGATCCATAGCCCACCTGCTTCCCACATTCCTGAAaccaaagaaaaggaattaaaaaccTAGTGTGAAATCTTCTAAGTATTTTTGATGCCTTTGACATTGTGTATTATGGAGAAAATAGATAAACACATGTATATCCAAAGGCTTAATGCCCTTTTATTAACATCCTCTGGGAAGCACAcctgtttttaatttcctttgctcTCATCTCCAGTTTCTGCTCAACTATGCAGTGCTAATTCAGAGCTTACTAGAGGAATCTTAATATGAACATAGTTTAGTTTGAGGgcacttaaaaaatacatatatatatatacacaccctgATATATACCTGATATAATCCTCCCATATGATTTAGTGTgagtgtgtttaatttttttaaactactctAAACTAAACTTTGTTCATTTTAAGAGCTCTCTAGCAAGGTATAAATAATTTGTGTCCAGTGCTTATCTTAATTTGTGAATTcaggggtatttttttttttgagacagtctcactttgttgcctaggttagagtgagtgccgtggtgtcagcctagctcacagcaacctcagactcctgagcttaagcgatcctactgcctcagcctcccaagtagctgggactacaggcatgcgccaccatgcctggctaattttttctatatatatatttttagtcgtccagataatttctttctatttttaatagagacggggtcttgctcaggctggtctcgaactcctgacctcgagcaatccacccgcctcggcctcccagagggctaggattacaggtttgagccaccgtgcctggcccttcAGGGGTATTTTTTTATGAACTTagcattttctgaaatttctgaGGCACAGAAAATAGATAAGAAATAGTTCTGCTAagcatctcttttatttttatttttgtttacattgtCAGCTGATGCTGCTAATAGAGATTTTAGCACTGACATTCCTTGATCCTAATTCCAGCTCTGCCTTTAAGTAGCAGTGTGATCCTGAGCTGGTGGCTTTAGCTTTCtagattttgttttctcagcTATTAAAAAGGaagggggggggggtggtgggtGCCAGTGATTAATTGATTTCTAAGGTCCCTCTCATTTCTGTGAATCTATGAAACATACTAAAGAAGTTCAATTAAAATATCCTCAAAAATGCCCAATGATGCAATATTCTTTATTGTTCTAAGGTAGggattagcaaactttttctataaagggccagaaaGTAAACATGTTAGACTTTGCAGACTATATGGTTTAGGTCCCAAttattcaactctgctgttgcagCATGAAAACAGCTATAGGCAATAAGTAAAAAATGTATGTGGATGTGTTTCAATAGAACTTTATCTATAAAAACAGGTGACAGGTAAAATTTGCTGCAGTTTGTTGTATGCCAATCCCTGTGCTAGGGAAATGGCTAAAAATTGAGAAGACATTCTTCCTAGACTTCCAGTTCTTCTTGTACTATTATAAGGCTTTGATACTATCTATTGGGTAGGACCTTAAGCTTCACAGTAATCTAATAATATATCtcaaataatgaagaaatttcTTGTATTTCTCATTATGGTTTAAGGAAAAAACTAACTTTGAATGTGTTCCTTTTCCCCCTACTTTTCCTATTAAAATGATTgaatagaacaaataaatatgtactaaGGAAATATATTATTTCCCCAGAATGTGCCAagttttggcttttaaaaatacaattatttctgaaaactgaaaacttGGCACATtctgaggaaataaattatttattaaagataaaatatctttattttccacctgtttattaCCAAACTAACCACAACCATAACCTTGGCTTCTCTTAAAGTCAAAATCAGTTTAATAGTAAAACCAGGTGAATAATTTACCAAGTCTTTTGTTGATCTAACATGAATGGCTAAGAAAGTAAGCTTAGGACAAAGTAAGGTTTATGACCACTGGTCTCTAATTAAGAGATCTATTGAAATACAGCAAAACataagacaaaaaacaaacaaaaaaatttaaaaaccagcaTCTGAGGAAACAATGCAAGTATATTATATATGAGTAAtgctttaaatacatttaaaggtAACACAAAACTAGATATTACTTAATTACATGTTATTTTTAGTCTGGTCTTTCACTGATTTCACTAGACCTACCCCTTGTGAAATATAGATTATggaaatattaggttattaagtatgaaatgttctatttccttaaggactaagtttgacagttgatatctctgacatttcactttgacaatgttttatttttattgtgaaggtacatcctcagtcttgcaaacgcttggtttggcttgtgattgtctttcaaatttttttagagccatttttgtgaaaccacttcttccaggctttggaccactttttgcaaggaaaaatattcaattctcaacaatggataagtcaaaaattcgtgttattttcggACATTAGTTCCATCATggaatatcaatgaagtgtttgagaaggatgtggctaatgaatgcacagtacatcgatggtttgagaagttccgttctggtgattttaatcctGAAAATAAGCCACGTatgtgacctgagaccaaggtggataatgacgagctgaaagctgtagtgtaagcaaatccatctcaacctacaagTACATTAGCAGCAAggttgatgttactattccaacaatattggaccatttgaaacaacttggcaaggtaaagaagctggataggtgggttccacatgaattaaaccagtgtcagaagagaaattgtctcaaagcttgcctttctttgctgtaacaacaacaaaaaggtgaaccatttctataccatattgttagatgtgatgaaaaatggactcttttttttttttttttgtgagaaatAGAGATTTTATTAGGCACAGAGGGTGACTGGTGAACAGTTACAAAATGGCTACCTCCTGAGCTGGAGAGTAGTACCCCAGGGGAAGGTAAGGCAGAGGAGTGggttttctctgccttctccttcAAGTTTGCAAGCGGATGGCCCCATCCAGCCGGATGACCTCTCCAGTGAGGAATGGGTTCTCAATGATGGCCTGTACCAGGTGAGCATACTCAGCAGGGTCACCCAGGCGGCTGGGGAAGGGAACCTGGCTGGCCAAGAAGTTGCGTACCTTCTCTTGGAGGGTGGTCAGCAGAGGGGTGCCAAATAGGCCTGGAGCAATGGTCACCACCCGAATGCCTATGGGAACGAGATCCCGAGCAATAGGCAGTGTCATGCTCACTATGCCCCCCTTGGAAACAGAGTATGCAGCTTGTCCAACCTGGCCTTCAAAGGCAGCCACACTGGCAGTGTTGATGATGACCCCACGTTGGCCTCCCTGGTCTGGTTCATTCTGGCCCTTCTCACCAGCCACTAGGCAGATCACATTGAAGGTACCCATGAGATTCACATTGAGAACTTGCTGAAAGTCCTCCAAGGTGTGGGCTTGGCTCTTCTTTAAGCTGTATGTTTTGATGGCCACTGCAATACCTGCACAGTTGACAGCCACATCCACGTggccaaatttttcttttgctaaagtCAGGGCTGCTTGCACGTCCTTCTCAGAGGTCACATCAGCTGGGGCGAAGACATAGCTCTTTCCTAACTTCTGGGCTTGGGCCTCCCCAGCCGAGCTGGGCAGGTCCAGAAGCACAGCAGAGGCTCCCTGCTCCACCAGTCGCTCCACTgtggccaggcccaggcctgagGCTCCTCCGATTATTACTGCGACCAAACCCTTCACGCTCCAACAccaaaaaatggattctttttaacaattgcaagcattcagcacaacggctggataaagacgaagtgccaaaacacagtccaaaaccaaatattcatcaaaaaaagctaatggtgtttgtCTGGTAGTCTAGCGCTGGCATtatatccactacagcttcatgaaacctggtcaattgattacagtgatgtctactgcaaccaactggacaaaatgatgaggatgcttgcgattaagcagctgtgATTGGAGAACAGAGACAGATCAATCCTCCTGCTGGCCACCAGCGCTCGAGTActtgttgcacaaacaacgcagcagaagctagacttggaaactctctgtcatccattgtattcaccagaccttgtactaACTGACTACCACTGccttctaggctttggaccacttcttgcaaagaaaagtattcaattctcaacaagccaTAGAAAATGCCTTTCgagatttcatcgccactcacccTCCAGGTTTCTTttctgctggcataaacaagctactgttaagatggcaaagcCGTGTCGATAGCTTAGgaacatactttgattaattgtactgcttctggtttgagatataataaacttctgatttgaaatcagacattttatatttaatgacctaatactaaGGAAGATGATCAATTTAAGCCAACTTTATCTCCCTACCAGCATTCGGAGCTGTGTCCACAGAAGAAGGGGATTTGAAGCCAGAGCTTCTCTGGAGCACAGTCTGAGCCGCCCTCAGCTACACATTCATCAAAGGTCTGGAGCAAAGACAAAGCAGCATAGGTAAGCCATAAATCCAAGTCTCACCTATAAAATACCTTAAAAGGGTAAGTTGTTAAATAAATGGGCAGAAATAGGTGGGATGAGACAGTAAAATGAAAGGGATAGGCAGGTTACAAAAGTATACTTGAGATACTGAAGAAAGTTAAACATGAATTTTTCTCACCACTTTGTTTTATGCTTGCTTTTGTAAGAATTATTTTACTATATGAATGGAAACTCCTCTAGATAATAATTTGTCCCTGAAAATAAGTACtactttattttgaatttgtgtatttatatttttttaccaaAGGAAATTATCTGTTTCAGATGATATAACAGAGATACCAGAAAACAAACTAGGGAGGTTTGGTTGTTGCAGTGAGCCACCTACAAACACCGCTTGGTACTTCTGCaaggaagaaatatgaaaaagcaggAAGAGCACACATCTTCAGGGCCAAGCGAGTTTCTAGAACCAAGCTTGACTCTATTTTGAGTAAGTTCTTTAAGGCCTCCAGGCCTTACTTTTCTAGTCTATACAATTAGATTAAACTCAGAGGGCCTTTCAACCAAAGTTCTATAAAGAATAAGGCCAAAAAAATCCTTAGATAGCTTTCAGTTGATCTTGTAAGGCACAAAAGAGTGGTTTTATTTTCACttgaataaatcatttatttatagatGGCCCTGTTTTCATAAAAGTTAAACAATGCAATAGTATTCTGGTGATGTTACTAATACTACAGCTAAACAAACAGGCatattaatatgcattttaaaaggacACTTAAAAAACCCCAGACAAACCAAGACCTACTACAGTCAGGGCAAAGAACAGTTGAAGCTCCAGGGTGCTATAAAAGGGGGAGATGATGTTAAAAGATCTGCCTGGATTTTTCTATGAGTATTGAATATGcaactttaaaatatctttcacaTAAAAATGTTGAGTAACATGTtgtatttctttcctccttttaaaagGATATAAAGAGCTTAAGACTATGGGCTCTAGAATTAGAGTGCTTGGGTTTAAATTCCAGCTCTACCATTTACCAGTTGCATGACACtgggcaaggtacttaacctccgtgcctcagtttccttctctgtaaaaacGACAACAATAGCAGCAAACATCCCATAGAACTGTTGTGCAAACTACccgaaaaaatacatataaataacttaaaatactGCTTGGTACACAATAAACAGTCAATAAATATGGGctattattcttaatattattaagtattattatCATCCAATCCCTCAAACTACATAGGATAGCAACCATAAAACCATGCTATCCAGGGCTGACATGACAAATGATGAATGTAGAGACCTACATGACTATAAATGTTTTCCTTACCAACACTAATATTACTTTGGTTGTAGAAGGAGATGGAttctaacatttactgaataagaGCTAATGTAAACAATAGGGCTAAAatttggggaggggagtgggtaGTAAACTCaagtaaatttagaaataaataccaATAAACTCCAAAGTAATAGGTCACAAAAGAGTTGCATTAATAGATTTTACAAACTTTTGTAGAATCTCcataatgacaaatatttttagaagattaAATAATGCTAAGAGATAGGCAGGTGAACACtaaaggaaaacaatttggtCAGTTACCTGTGTTTGTATCAGTACCTTCTACCTAAAGCCTTGAGGCTAAGGAAAGAAACAGCAATTTCTAGAAAtcataaaaaaggaaagcaaaataaaaaaaacactgcCCCTTCATGTGACACAGGGGGCACATCTAAGTTGGAAAAACATTGTTGGATGTTGATTAGCACAATACACCAAGTATGAAGCATCACTACTGTGTAACACTTTAGGTTTAGAATGTGTAGAATTCACACTTTTGACCATTTGCTAAGCACTCACAGGTAAACTAGGTACCATGCTAAATACTGGGAAAACAAAACGAATGAAATAAATGCTTCAGGAAGTTCACCATATTTTAAAGAAGACAATAGGTAAACAGATAATCCAATTACtgcaaaataaatgcttaaaaatagatttgaatGGAGTGCTCTGGGAGCCCTGAAAGGGGCATGACTAACTCTGCCTAGAGGCATCAGGAAAAACTTTATGGAAGAAGTATTATATAAGCTAGATCTGAAAGGTAGACAAAGAATTTTCTTGAGTAAAGAAAAGGCATTCTTAATATAGGGAATAACACATGTGCAAAAAGTAGGAAGCAATAAGTTTGAAGGACAGTGACATTTTATGTGGGTGAAGCACAGGGTGCTGGAAGGAAAATTAGGCAGGAGAGGTAGGGCTCAGATCATGTCCAATTGTGTCTCCTATGTCCTGGATAATCTTGTGAGCAATGAGGTCCCAGTAAGAGTATCCCACCAGAAAAGTGACAAACCAGTttgtttcttagaaaaataactcTGGTGATACTCtagagaatacaatgaaatgGAAGACAACCCAAACCTAAACCTGATAAAAACTTTGTTGAGCCATTATTCTCTCTTTGTCTGAAAAAATAGCTGCTTTAGCAAGATAGTGTCCCTAAACTGATGGTAACAAATATAAATTGTCATCATCAAGACTAAGAGaaccaaagaatatacaaaaatacataatattaatagataattatAACAGTGTCATACTAAAATTATTAGTAGgactataataaaacaaatagccCTGGAACAGaagtacaatatttttaaaaatcacaaaaaattatgtatattacaaGATATCAACTATATAAGTAGTCTTCCTTTTGCTCCTTTCCACTTGGGgttgttttcaaaatttccaCAATAAGCAAACAGTATATTTATAATtgacaacaaatttaaaaagcacattgtCCAACGCATTTCCTAAACAATTATCTTtgtaaaaatcttaaaactaAGATATTACCTTTTTGTCTCCTTGTTTTCGTCTCCTTAACCCTGGTCTATAATCATCTCCAAATCTCAGAAAGTAATAGTAAGAAACTAGCCTCTCAATAGGATCCCTTATGACATTAATGTAAATTGGCTTCTTCTTCACACcaaatctgaaataaaacaaaatttaaaaggtgaaatcaatattttcattctgtttagGGGTAccctgaaaatatatgtataagttTGAAGTATTGATCCTACATGGAAAGAACaacatgaattaatttaaataatttgaatacaTGGAGATTGGGAAATATTTCATGATTATTTATGTCACAATCAAGTAAAtatgaaataagaattttaaaattatggctgaagataaagaaaagaagggaaaaatgaatgaaaagtaattttaaactTTACTGGCAAgaattacataaaacattttcatactACATCCTTATTAGATTTCAAGTCCAAGtagaaaattcctttttaaattagtATAGACATATTACtaagaaaattactaagaaagaatttaatatttataattttaaaatgaactcataaaaaagtatttttattacattccATAATCTATTATCTGGTGCTACAAAAAGAGTTTCAAATCTGCATTAAATATGTAGCAATGATTTCTCATTTCTAGCTCACCAAACTAGGTAAACATTATCGATGTTATCAAGTACTAGTCAACAAAAGAGTGACCATTTGAATCTACCTTCTGTTGCTGATTTTAAAGACAAGATAGAAGTAAAAGACATTaggttttcagcattatttctttaggaaatgATAAACACTTGAAGGAACACAGACTTTTACTTTAGCAATCCTTGCAGACTCTAGAATTGTCCAACTGCCTCTCTGTTCTAACATCGTTCCCTGTCCCAGTCTTGAAATGTGACAGTTATCTTGATTCTTCCCTTTCCATTattcttcatttaataaaattacaaagtccttctgatttttcttttgtaagttttcTCACAGATGGGACTTGTcattatcattctttttctttaccactGCCCTCTTCCTCAGCTTCTTGCTTAGATTACCACAATAATTTAGTTGGTTTTCTTGCATCCAGTCTCTTTCCCGTTCAACCTACCTTCCATACCAGTTTTCAACCGTTGTTCCTAAATAACTCTTCTTAGGATTCTTAGGAATCTGAAATAACTCTactgatcagttaatatcaaatCCAAACTCCTTTGCCTGGTTTGTTTGCCTTATGTCTTAGGTACCACCTTATTGATACAACTTTTTCTTCAACTTTCCTCAAACAAGAAACCATCTGCTATTGTTAGGTCAGCCTCTTCTACCTTCTCCCATATATCCATACTTAGTGctatttttccttatatattttctcttattctgtctTCAAAGACTAGAATgccatttccatttttctattctttccttttctatattaattcattcaaaaaatacttttcatgTACCCAATATATGCCAAGCCATGAGCTACATACTAGGGAtacaacaatggaaaaaaaaagacaaaattcctTGTCCTTCAAGAGCTAACATTCTACTTGGGGGAGacaggcaataaaataaataagcaaacatatTAGATGGTAATAagtacaaaggagaaaaatagtgCACTGGAAGAGAATAGGGAGTGCCAGGGGAGATGAGGCAGAGTACAattcaaaatactgttttttgGAAAAGTGTCACTGGTATTATGTAAGGAGGAAGGAACCATGCAGATATCTGGGGCAAAGTGTTCTGGGAAGATGGGACTTCCAAGTATGAAGGCCCTAAAGCAGGTAAGTGCCAGGTGTTTTGAAGAATGGCAAGAAGATCAACCTGGTTGCAGGATCAGGATAGTAACAGAGGATGAGAGTAAAGAGGTGGGGGTAACGTGGAGCGAGCACTGATCGTGTGGGCCTTGCAGGCCATTATAAGCATTTATAAGCTTTTATAGAGTCAGGAAGGACGTCATAGGAGGATTTAAGCAGAGAAGTATCATGATATGACTTATTTTAAAAGGCCACTGACTGCTGTTTTGGAATAAACAGAGAGGCAATAACAAAATCTGTGACTTCTCTTCCTGATGACTCTAGCATACAGTTCTACTAGCTTTCGTTTGATATCTCCTACACCCAAGACCTATGGCCATTAGGCAATTTAATGCTTAGTTTGTCCTACGAGGGCTTCTCCTGTAAAGTCTTTTCTCCCCAAGAATATTATAAGTCACCTGAGGATAGGCATAGCACCAATAATGCagtaaaaatttctttcataattttttaaaagaggaaaacagtATTATTGCAAATATATAGCACTGCCACATTAGGTATTAGAGTAGATGCTCCATAAAGGCAGAGActgtttctttcttgtttatgGCTTTACCACTAGTGCTCAGCACTGTACCCAACACATAGGTGTTGAATATTAATAGCATTGGGTTGAACAGACTGTTGTGAATTAGCTTTGTACTTTTTCTAAGTACAAAAGCCTTTCTGTGGGAGAGTACACTCAGTAGTGAGAACAAAGTAAGGAGGCACCAGGAACATAGAGTTGCTACTTTAGCTCACAGAGCTGAGAGTCTTTTAACAGGAAGCTACAAGAAAGAGAACACAGGATAATGGATTGCTGATTCCATTCTTAAGACTGAGATTCCCTGGGAACCTCCTCTATCCTCTCCATTATTAGCCATTGCCCCACCCTGGGCCATTCTCTTGTGAATTGCCTCCTGGCAGAAGAATATCTCCCAGCAAtgtttcctcttcccctttcccttaGTTGCTGACATGTGAAGCAGACAGCAATTCTTACTAGGCAATAGTGAAAGGAGACACTGCATTTTACAAAACTCTTCTTGCTGTCTAGGAAATGGCTATCTTGGCTTTTAGTAGCATTTATCATGtatgaaatatgattttaatgaGATAATCTGTGAACTCA
Above is a window of Lemur catta isolate mLemCat1 chromosome 3, mLemCat1.pri, whole genome shotgun sequence DNA encoding:
- the HS2ST1 gene encoding heparan sulfate 2-O-sulfotransferase 1 isoform X2, which codes for MGLLRIMMPPKLQLLAVVAFAVAMLFLENQIQKLEESRSKLERAIARHEVREIEQRHTMDGPRQDAALDEEEDMVIIYNRVPKTASTSFTNIAYDLCAKNKYHVLHINTTKNNPVMSLQDQVRFVKNITSWKEMKPGFYHGHVSYLDFAKFGVKKKPIYINVIRDPIERLVSYYYFLRFGDDYRPGLRRRKQGDKKTFDECVAEGGSDCAPEKLWLQIPFFCGHSSECWNVGSRWAMDQAKYNLINEYFLVGVTEELEDFIMLLEAALPRFFRGATELYRTGKKSHLRKTTEKKLPTKQTIAKLQQSDIWKMENEFYEFALEQFQFIRAHAVREKDGDLYILAQNFFYEKIYPKSN
- the HS2ST1 gene encoding heparan sulfate 2-O-sulfotransferase 1 isoform X1 is translated as MGLLRIMMPPKLQLLAVVAFAVAMLFLENQIQKLEESRSKLERAIARHEVREIEQRHTMDGPRQDAALDEEEDMVIIYNRVPKTASTSFTNIAYDLCAKNKYHVLHINTTKNNPVMSLQDQVRFVKNITSWKEMKPGFYHGHVSYLDFAKFGVKKKPIYINVIRDPIERLVSYYYFLRFGDDYRPGLRRRKQGDKKTFDECVAEGGSDCAPEKLWLQIPFFCGHSSECWNVGSRWAMDQAKYNLINEYFLVGVTEELEDFIMLLEAALPRFFRGATELYRTVGKKSHLRKTTEKKLPTKQTIAKLQQSDIWKMENEFYEFALEQFQFIRAHAVREKDGDLYILAQNFFYEKIYPKSN
- the LOC123635438 gene encoding 3-hydroxyacyl-CoA dehydrogenase type-2-like, with protein sequence MGTFNVICLVAGEKGQNEPDQGGQRGVIINTASVAAFEGQVGQAAYSVSKGGIVSMTLPIARDLVPIGIRVVTIAPGLFGTPLLTTLQEKVRNFLASQVPFPSRLGDPAEYAHLVQAIIENPFLTGEVIRLDGAIRLQT